One genomic region from Heterodontus francisci isolate sHetFra1 chromosome 14, sHetFra1.hap1, whole genome shotgun sequence encodes:
- the rps13 gene encoding 40S ribosomal protein S13 produces the protein MGRMHAPGKGLSQSALPYRRSVPTWLKLTSDDVKEQIYKLAKKGLTPSQIGVILRDSHGVAQVRFVTGNKILRILKSKGLAPDLPEDLYHLIKTAVAVRKHLERNRKDKDAKFRLILIESRIHRLARYYKSKRVLPPNWKYESSTASALVA, from the exons ATGGGTCGCATGCACGCTCCGGG CAAGGGCTTGTCCCAGTCAGCATTACCTTACAGACGCAGTGTGCCTACA TGGCTCAAACTCACATCTGATGATGTAAAAGAACAGATTTACAAACTGGCAAAGAAGGGTTTGACCCCATCACAGATTG GTGTGATCCTCAGGGATTCCCATGGTGTCGCCCAAGTGCGTTTTGTTACTGGGAACAAGATTCTCAGGATCCTGAAGTCTAAGGGGCTTGCTCCAGACCTTCCAGAGGATTTGTACCACTTGATCAAGACTGCTGTGGCTGTCCGTAAACATTTGGAGAGGAACAGGAAg GATAAAGATGCCAAGTTTCGTTTGATTCTTATTGAAAGCAGAATCCACAGGCTGGCTCGTTATTACAAGTCCAAGAGGGTCCTTCCACCCAACTGGAAATA TGAATCCTCCACGGCTTCAGCACTTGTAGCTTAA